From Flaviflexus ciconiae:
GTAATGATCCAGATGCCGTGCTCGAGAGCCCACTCGCCAATCGCCTTCGTCTGCTCCTTTGAATAGAGAGCACCGGTTGGGTTCGAAGGCGAGCAGAACAGCAGAACCTTCGTTTTCTCCGTGCGGGCCGCTTCCAGCTGCTCGACGGTGACCTTGTATTCCTGGTCGGCTCCGGCGAACACCTCAACGGGAACGCCACCGGCTAGACGGATAGCCTCGGGGTAGGTGGTCCAGTACGGGGCGGGGAGAATAACCTCGTCGCCCTCGTCAAGGAGCGCGGCGAAAGACTCGAAGACGGCCTGCTTGCCACCATTCGTCACGATGATGTTGTTCGGGTCAACCTCAACACCGGAATCGCGGCGCGTCTTCTCCGCGATCGCCTGGCGAAGTGCCGGCTGTCCCTTCGCGGGGAGTAGCGGTGATTCTTCGGGTCGCGAGCCGCGGTGATAGCGGCCTCGACAATATGATCGGGCGTGGGGAAGTCGGGCTCGCCGGCGCCGAAGCCAATAACCGGGCGTCCGGCGGCCTTCAGGGCCTTGGCCTTAGCGTCGACGGCAAGGGTTGCAGATTCTTGAAGTGCGCCAAGCCGCGCGGATACGCGGCGCGCAGGTGTATTTGTACTCACCCGGTAATCTTTTCACGTCTTCCCCCGCATGTCTGCGCCTTATTACTCTATGGACACAGTTTTCTACCAGGATGGAACAATGACCACCAGAAAGGCGACGCCGGAGAGTGGTGAACGGCAGGCTCCGGGGTGTCGGAAGCTATCGACGCATGTTGGGGGATAGCTGGAACCTCTAGGGCCGGGTGAATTCTGCCGGCGGCGTCCACTGCGGCGTGACGAGGAGCTCCGCTCCCGCGCTGTCAGGGGTACTGTTATCGAACGATGCGCGATACTGTGGTCGATCGCGAGATCGCCGTACTCCATCACTAAGGAAGGTGCGGCCGAACGATGTCAGTGGGATGTAGCCCGTGATGCTCACCACCCTGGCGCCACCCGGTTCGACTTCGAGACTTCAGGGTATTAATGTTGGCAAAGGCGTGAGAACGTTCACTGGCTATTAACCGCTCGGGCGGGCATAATAGACAAGGCTTTCTCAGTCGTAGGGCAGTGGCGCAATTGGTAGCGCACCGGTCTCCAAAACCGGCGGTTGTGGGTTCGAGTCCCTCCTGCCCTGCCAGAGAAGGCGGTTCTTCGGAGCCGCTTTCTTTATCCCAACAAAGGAAGGACATGCGCGTGAGCGACGCATCAACCCAGGCCGGAGACGCCTCGCGCTCGCCCAAATCCGAGAAGAAGCTCGGTCTAGTGGCGCGCATCAAGCTGTTCTTCCGCCAGATCATCGGCGAGATGAAGAAGGTCGTCACCCCGACCCGTAAGGAACTGGGAACCCTGTTCGTCACGGTCATCGTGTTCGTGCTCATTATCATGGCTTTTGTAGGCCTGCTGGACGTTGTCTTTGCACGGCTAGCATTTTTGATCTTCGGCTAGGAAAGTAGGAAATCGTGTCGCAGGACGAGTCGATGAATTCCGAGGAGATCTCGGACGCTGTCGAGACCCCGGCGGAAGACGCTGCCACGGACGCTCCTGCTGAGGAGAATCAGGTCGAGGAAACTCAGGAGACCGCCGCTGAAGCGGACGAGACTGAGGCCCCGGTCGAGGATCCGACCTCACCCGCCGCGATCCGTAAGCGCCTTAAGGGCCTTCCCGGCCGCTGGTACGTGCTCCACACGTACGCCGGTTACGAGAAGCGCGTCAAGCAGAACCTCGAGATCCGCACCAAGTCGATGAACATGGAGGAGTACATCTTCCAGGTCGAGGTGCCGATGGAAGAGGTCTTCGAGGTGAAGCGCGGCGAGCGCAAGCTCGTCACCCGCGTCCGCATGCCCGGATATGCCCTTGTTCGCATGAACATGGACAACGAGGCCTGGCGTACCGTGCAGGAAACTCAGGGCGTCACCGGCTTTGTCGGTAACGGCCGCGACCCGGTCGCTCTCACCGAGCCCGAGGTCATCAAAATGCTTACCCCGGTTGTTGAGGCCGAGGTTGCTCAGGAGCTCCGCTCTCAGGGCAAGCCCACGAAGGGCCAGCCCGCCGTTGTCTCCGTCGAGTTCGAGGTTGGCGAGAACGTCATCCTTACCACCGAGCCGTGGGTCGGTATGCCGGCCACGATCGATGCGGTCGACGCAGCAAACCAGCGCCTCACGGTGCTCATGACACTTGTCGGCCAGGAAACCCCGGTCGATCTGTCCTTCGGTCAGGTCAAGAAGGCCGACTAGAAGGAAACCAGGGCGGACCCCTCTGCCATTGGGTTCCGTCAACACTCAAGAAATAAGGATCATCATGCCTCCCAAGAAGAAGGTTGCTGGCCTGATCAAGCTCCAGATTCAGGCTGGCGCAGCTACCCCGGCACCGCCCATCGGTCCGGCTCTCGGTCAGCACGGCGTCAACATCATGGAGTTCTGCAAGGCCTACAACGCCGCGACAGAATCCCAGCGTGGAAACGTCATCCCTGTCGAGATCACCGTGTACGAGGACCGCTCGTTCACGTTCATCACGAAGACCCCGCCCGCAGCAGAGCTCATTAAGAAGGCTGCTGGCGTCAAGAAGGCTTCGGCCACCCCGCACACCGTCAAGGTCGGCAAGCTGACCAAGGACCAGGTGCGCGAAATCGCCGAGATGAAGATGCCCGACCTTAATGCCAATGACATTGAGGCAGCATCCGCCATCGTCGCAGGCACCGCCCGCTCCATGGGCATCACGGTCGAGTAATCGACAACCACAGAACTAGAAATCCGCAACCGCGGAATGTGGAAGGGCCTGCGCAGGTCCGCTAACCACAACTGCTAAGGAGAAAAGCAGCAATGGCAAAGCGCTCAAAGAACTACAAGAGGTCGGCGGAGAAGATCCACGCCGGCGAAGTTTACCACCCGAAGAAGGCCTTCGAGCTCGCCAAGGAGACGTCGACCGTTAAGTTCGACGCCACCGTCGAGGTCATGTTCCGTCTCGGCGTTGACCCCCGCAAGGCGGACCAGATGGTCCGCGGCACCGTCAACCTGCCCCACGGCACAGGTAAGACTGCTCGCGTTATCGTTTTCGCCACCGGCGAGCGTGCACAGCAGGCAATCGACGCTGGCGCTGACGAGGTCGGCGGCGACGAGCTTATCGAGAAGGTCGCAGCTGGCTGGACCGACTTCGACTCGGCTGTCGCAACCCCGGATCTCATGGGCAAGGTCGGCCGCCTCGGCCGCGTGCTCGGCCCCCGTGGCCTCATGCCCAACCCGAAGACCGGCACGGTCACGATGGACGTAGCGAAGGCTGTTAACGACATCAAGGGTGGCCGCATCGAGTTCCGCGTCGACAAGCACGGCAACCTCGCCTTCATCGTCGGCAAGACCTCCTTCACCGCCGAGCAGCTCGTCGACAACTACGCAGCAGCTCAGGAGGAGATCCTTCGTCTCAAGCCGTCCTCCTCGAAGGGCCGCTACATTTCGAAGGCAACCGTCTCGACCACCATGGGCCCAGGCATCCCGCTTGATGCCACCAAGACCCGTGGACTGAACGAAGAGGACTGACCTTGGTCAGTTCACCAAAGTCAGCCCCCGACCGTCAGGTCGGGGGCTGGCGTTTACCCGATTGGGGCATCGCCGGAATCCTTGCGTTGCTCTCGATTATCTGGTCAACCGTGGCCGCCTTAGCGGCCCCCGCCCTGTCCAACATTGGTGAATGGACGTACGTTGACTACGCCTACCGAATCTCGATCGGTGAACTGCCCGTCCAGGGCGACGATCTGAGCCCGTACACCCTTGAGACGTGGTCGTGTCGGGGCATGGATGGAGATATTCGCGGGGAGACCCCGCCACCGTGCGATGAGGTCACAGAGCGTCCCGTTACCGACTGGCCGCTCGAAGGCGAAAATTACAACACCTTCCACCCGCCCCTCTACTTCGCTTTCGCGGCCGGAGTCGGCAAGATAGCCGATACCGTGGGCATTGACTTCACCGACGGTGCGCGCTTCGCATCCGCACTGTTTGGCGCCGTGGGAGTAGCCGCACTTTATGGCGCCATTCGGTGCTGGGGCATTGGTAAGAGAAACAGTGCCGGAGCCACGCTCATTGCCATGAGCGTGCCAGCACTCGCACTGTCGTCCGTGATTGTTCACAACGACGCGGTGAGCATGATGGCGGGAGCCGCTGCCGTCTGGCTCGCGGCGAGAGTCGTTAAGCACGGCAACTACGGCTGGATACCGCCGTTCCTCATAGCGGCGGGAATATCGTTAACGAGAACAATGTCCGTCGTTGCGGTTCTCGCCGTGGGCGGACTAGCCATTCTTATGGGGCTGTTCCAGAAGGATCAGCGCGGCGCTCTCAAGCCCGGCTTTGCCATCGCACTTGGGACGATGCTGTCGTACGTGGCGTGGACCGTATTCCAGAATGGGCGTCGCCCCGAGGACTACGTTCCCTCAATCACCGGGTTATCGACCGATCCGTTCACTGCAGGGGACACCCTTGCTGTCATCAACACGATCGTGGGTGCGGGAGCCCCCTGGGGGCTCACGAGACCCTCCCGCGACTGGTACCTCGACCCGAGTCTCAACTCCTGGCTACTGGAGGGATGGAGCTGGCTGCTCTTTGCGGTCTTCCTGATCGCAGTTCCGGTCGGGATCTACTGCGCAATGAAGCGCACAGGAGCGCTCCGCTACCTGGGTATCCTCGTCGTCCTGCTCCCGATCCTCACAGGCCTCATCGTGCAGGCCCGCGAAATAGCTTCCGTGACCGCCTACTTCCGCGTCGTTCCCGGCCGATATGCGATCACGGCCGTGCCCCTCTACGTCGCTTTTATCGCGGCTCTGGCGCAGCAGAAAGACACTGTACGCTGGGTCCTTCCCGCGGCTGGCATGGCAGGCTATGCAGTGCTTCTCCTGTCCCCACTTCTGCCATAATTCGACATCAAATCGGACCCGTGGCAAGGCTGGCTGAGTCCTCGCGCACACTTCGGTCCATCCGCTTGGCAGATTGGGCCTGATCTCGTAATCTGGTATGTGCCGAAGACCGCCGGTCACCCGTGAGCCAGACGGGGTGAAATTCGTAAAGAAGCCAGCGCAGGTGAGTATAGAGCTTTCATGCCCCGTGCCGCCTGCACGGGGCATTTTTTATGAATTGTGGCCAGGCGGCACAAGTGGAAGGAGGCCCTATGGCAAGGCCGGATAAGAGCGAAGCAATCGCTGAACTTGCGGACCTG
This genomic window contains:
- the secE gene encoding preprotein translocase subunit SecE; the encoded protein is MSDASTQAGDASRSPKSEKKLGLVARIKLFFRQIIGEMKKVVTPTRKELGTLFVTVIVFVLIIMAFVGLLDVVFARLAFLIFG
- the nusG gene encoding transcription termination/antitermination protein NusG, coding for MSQDESMNSEEISDAVETPAEDAATDAPAEENQVEETQETAAEADETEAPVEDPTSPAAIRKRLKGLPGRWYVLHTYAGYEKRVKQNLEIRTKSMNMEEYIFQVEVPMEEVFEVKRGERKLVTRVRMPGYALVRMNMDNEAWRTVQETQGVTGFVGNGRDPVALTEPEVIKMLTPVVEAEVAQELRSQGKPTKGQPAVVSVEFEVGENVILTTEPWVGMPATIDAVDAANQRLTVLMTLVGQETPVDLSFGQVKKAD
- the rplK gene encoding 50S ribosomal protein L11, with translation MPPKKKVAGLIKLQIQAGAATPAPPIGPALGQHGVNIMEFCKAYNAATESQRGNVIPVEITVYEDRSFTFITKTPPAAELIKKAAGVKKASATPHTVKVGKLTKDQVREIAEMKMPDLNANDIEAASAIVAGTARSMGITVE
- the rplA gene encoding 50S ribosomal protein L1; amino-acid sequence: MAKRSKNYKRSAEKIHAGEVYHPKKAFELAKETSTVKFDATVEVMFRLGVDPRKADQMVRGTVNLPHGTGKTARVIVFATGERAQQAIDAGADEVGGDELIEKVAAGWTDFDSAVATPDLMGKVGRLGRVLGPRGLMPNPKTGTVTMDVAKAVNDIKGGRIEFRVDKHGNLAFIVGKTSFTAEQLVDNYAAAQEEILRLKPSSSKGRYISKATVSTTMGPGIPLDATKTRGLNEED
- a CDS encoding glycosyltransferase family 39 protein, which encodes MVSSPKSAPDRQVGGWRLPDWGIAGILALLSIIWSTVAALAAPALSNIGEWTYVDYAYRISIGELPVQGDDLSPYTLETWSCRGMDGDIRGETPPPCDEVTERPVTDWPLEGENYNTFHPPLYFAFAAGVGKIADTVGIDFTDGARFASALFGAVGVAALYGAIRCWGIGKRNSAGATLIAMSVPALALSSVIVHNDAVSMMAGAAAVWLAARVVKHGNYGWIPPFLIAAGISLTRTMSVVAVLAVGGLAILMGLFQKDQRGALKPGFAIALGTMLSYVAWTVFQNGRRPEDYVPSITGLSTDPFTAGDTLAVINTIVGAGAPWGLTRPSRDWYLDPSLNSWLLEGWSWLLFAVFLIAVPVGIYCAMKRTGALRYLGILVVLLPILTGLIVQAREIASVTAYFRVVPGRYAITAVPLYVAFIAALAQQKDTVRWVLPAAGMAGYAVLLLSPLLP